The Hyphomonadaceae bacterium ML37 genome includes a region encoding these proteins:
- a CDS encoding Wzz/FepE/Etk N-terminal domain-containing protein, whose amino-acid sequence MGRSASDHDGRGGGTGGSRRDLDLFDLIALLWAQKVLAIVIALIVFVPIALFAVTQLTASYEAVSRLLVIQDDNDLAPGAAGSGGAFTLDQVMQSEAEILNSDAVRRLAIEQRSGSVGPEQLKLLRDGFSVSRSPSASLLTATFEHSDPVVAANTLNAIIDAYLAYRIEVLIGGVEGGVEERLARAERVSAMAEADLRRFLEEHGISDFATERAAVLARLSDLEARRMSAEAEAAQARALAGALASRIAGISDTIELYVENSVTGQLLDLQVRRVDLRQRYQDDAPPVQAVEREIEALERFIAAGGANGQGQRRTGVNPVWQDLESARLQQEAFSAGQSQLAASLARQITQARAEADRLRALGPEHDRLVRAAQARAEAAGRLSAQAADASARRALPPGAADSVRIVERAEPPSEARSMRNIVLAAGFMLAVAVGAFAGLVRGYLIEVREVRPAPRSPQPPRRDPPPQPAPAVNRQPAPAPAPAAPRLPVLARVSRQPVSAAR is encoded by the coding sequence ATGGGCAGGAGCGCAAGCGATCATGACGGACGCGGCGGCGGGACAGGCGGTTCCCGGCGCGATCTGGATCTGTTTGATCTGATCGCGTTGCTCTGGGCGCAAAAAGTGCTGGCGATTGTCATCGCCCTCATCGTTTTTGTACCCATCGCGCTGTTTGCGGTGACTCAGTTGACCGCGAGTTATGAGGCTGTGTCGCGCCTGCTGGTCATCCAGGATGATAATGACCTGGCCCCCGGTGCGGCCGGTTCGGGCGGCGCCTTCACGCTTGACCAGGTCATGCAGTCGGAGGCCGAAATCCTCAATTCCGACGCCGTGCGCCGCCTCGCCATTGAACAGCGCAGCGGTTCGGTTGGGCCGGAGCAGCTTAAACTGCTGCGCGATGGTTTTTCAGTAAGCCGTTCGCCCAGCGCCAGTCTTCTGACCGCGACGTTCGAGCATTCTGATCCGGTGGTCGCCGCCAATACGCTGAACGCCATCATCGACGCCTATCTGGCCTACCGCATCGAAGTGCTGATCGGCGGCGTCGAAGGCGGGGTGGAGGAGCGGCTGGCGCGCGCAGAACGCGTCTCGGCGATGGCGGAAGCCGATCTGCGCCGCTTCCTTGAAGAGCATGGTATTTCCGACTTCGCCACCGAGCGGGCGGCCGTACTGGCGCGCCTGTCCGATCTGGAAGCCCGGCGCATGAGCGCGGAGGCGGAAGCGGCGCAGGCGAGGGCGTTGGCGGGCGCGCTGGCGAGCCGGATCGCGGGAATTTCCGACACGATTGAATTATATGTGGAAAACTCGGTCACGGGGCAGCTGCTGGACCTGCAGGTGCGCCGTGTTGATCTACGCCAGCGCTATCAGGACGACGCCCCGCCCGTGCAGGCTGTGGAGCGCGAAATCGAGGCGCTGGAGCGCTTCATCGCGGCCGGGGGCGCCAACGGGCAGGGCCAGCGCCGCACCGGCGTCAATCCGGTGTGGCAGGACCTGGAATCAGCCCGTCTGCAACAGGAAGCGTTCAGCGCGGGGCAAAGCCAGCTCGCCGCATCGCTGGCCCGCCAAATCACCCAGGCGCGCGCGGAAGCCGATAGGCTGCGGGCGCTGGGCCCTGAACATGACCGGCTGGTGCGCGCCGCCCAGGCCCGCGCCGAGGCTGCGGGGCGTTTGTCGGCTCAGGCCGCTGACGCCAGCGCGCGGCGCGCCTTGCCGCCGGGCGCGGCTGATTCGGTGCGCATCGTGGAGCGGGCGGAGCCTCCGTCCGAAGCGCGGTCGATGCGTAATATTGTTCTGGCCGCCGGGTTTATGCTTGCCGTCGCGGTCGGCGCTTTCGCCGGGTTGGTGCGCGGGTATCTCATCGAGGTGCGCGAGGTGCGTCCTGCGCCGCGCTCCCCCCAGCCGCCGCGCCGTGATCCGCCGCCTCAGCCGGCCCCGGCGGTCAACCGGCAGCCTGCTCCTGCGCCAGCGCCCGCTGCGCCGCGCCTGCCCGTGCTCGCACGCGTGTCGCGCCAGCCCGTGTCAGCGGCTCGTTAA
- a CDS encoding polysaccharide deacetylase family protein — MTMTAIAPYTPAGGLEGKLRRLSARLLGVSPLTVSLDKPLISFSFDDFPRSAGEAGADILEASGWRATYYAAGGFAGGVTHLGEMYDFDQLSDLAARGHEIACHTYAHPDLSRLSATGALAECARNRDTHARLKNTRPFETFAFPYGEATPAAKRGLLGVYRALRGVRPGVNRGRVDRGLLKAVPLDGGEFGLARALRAIADVRAQPGWLIFYGHDVRNSPSEWGCSPRFLETVCQACEGLDVRPVARALDHVETKA, encoded by the coding sequence ATGACCATGACCGCCATCGCGCCATACACGCCTGCTGGCGGTCTTGAGGGCAAGCTGCGCCGCCTGTCCGCCCGGCTTCTGGGCGTGTCGCCCCTCACCGTCTCGCTGGACAAGCCGCTGATCAGTTTCAGCTTTGATGACTTTCCGCGTTCGGCGGGTGAAGCCGGCGCCGATATCCTCGAAGCCTCGGGCTGGCGCGCCACCTATTACGCGGCTGGCGGGTTCGCGGGCGGGGTGACCCATCTGGGCGAGATGTATGATTTTGACCAGCTCTCCGATCTGGCGGCGCGCGGGCATGAGATCGCCTGCCACACCTATGCCCATCCCGATCTCTCGCGCCTGAGCGCCACCGGCGCGCTGGCCGAATGCGCGCGCAATCGCGATACCCATGCGCGCCTCAAGAACACGAGACCGTTTGAAACTTTCGCCTTTCCCTATGGCGAAGCGACGCCAGCGGCCAAGCGCGGTCTGCTGGGCGTGTACCGCGCCCTGCGCGGCGTGCGGCCTGGCGTCAATCGCGGGCGGGTGGATCGCGGTTTGTTGAAAGCCGTGCCACTGGATGGCGGCGAGTTTGGCCTCGCCCGCGCCCTGCGCGCCATCGCCGATGTGCGCGCGCAGCCGGGCTGGCTGATCTTCTACGGCCATGATGTGCGCAACAGCCCCAGCGAATGGGGCTGCTCGCCGCGCTTCCTCGAAACGGTGTGCCAGGCCTGCGAGGGACTGGACGTGCGCCCGGTGGCGCGCGCGCTCGATCATGTCGAGACGAAGGCATGA
- a CDS encoding O-antigen ligase family protein, which produces MSALAQAARWREAAPRLTLWPVIEAGLALSALLLYSNALLAPLLADPARPDDAEALRLVWPPVYALTLILIALSPGAVWRVAMRSWPLILLSVLTMASALWSIDPEVSVRRGLGVVMTLAFGLWLAARYDWRDLIRLIALTFSILAVGSLLAGALVPGFGVMQEVHPGAWRGLWWEKNTLGAMMAWGALAFLAAAFCAKTQGERWIWLALIPLALALVVLATSRTAFIATGIAVGGPLAIALVRRGFGFASLGVMGLVCGVIAAGFVAVIGPGVVLELLGRDATLTGRTDIWIALGDAIAQRPWTGFGYGAFWEVDDGPVHWVRQTTAWPVPTAHNAWLETALALGIPGTLLATWVYLAGLGRSAGRLLRGVEAYWALPFLAAWGVISLSESNLLQQNGFVWLLLSMTLAKLAAGRDQG; this is translated from the coding sequence ATGAGCGCGCTGGCGCAGGCCGCGCGGTGGCGCGAGGCTGCGCCGCGCCTGACCCTCTGGCCGGTTATCGAGGCTGGCCTGGCGCTAAGTGCTTTGCTGCTCTACTCAAATGCGCTTCTGGCGCCCTTGCTGGCGGACCCGGCGCGGCCGGATGATGCGGAGGCATTGCGGCTGGTCTGGCCGCCGGTCTATGCGCTGACGCTCATCCTTATCGCCCTGTCGCCGGGGGCGGTGTGGCGGGTGGCGATGCGGTCCTGGCCATTGATTCTACTCAGTGTTTTGACCATGGCGTCGGCGCTGTGGTCGATTGATCCGGAGGTGTCTGTCCGCCGCGGGCTGGGCGTGGTGATGACGCTGGCCTTCGGGTTGTGGCTGGCGGCGCGCTATGACTGGCGTGACCTTATCCGTTTGATTGCGCTGACGTTTTCGATCCTCGCGGTCGGCAGTCTGCTGGCCGGGGCGCTGGTTCCGGGGTTTGGCGTGATGCAGGAGGTGCATCCGGGCGCCTGGCGGGGATTGTGGTGGGAGAAGAACACGCTGGGCGCCATGATGGCTTGGGGCGCGCTGGCGTTTCTCGCGGCGGCTTTCTGCGCCAAAACCCAAGGCGAGCGCTGGATCTGGCTGGCGCTGATCCCGCTGGCGCTGGCGCTGGTGGTGCTGGCGACCTCGCGCACCGCCTTTATCGCCACAGGGATAGCAGTGGGGGGACCGCTGGCCATTGCGCTGGTCCGGCGCGGGTTCGGTTTTGCCTCGCTGGGGGTCATGGGACTGGTCTGTGGGGTCATCGCCGCTGGTTTTGTGGCCGTCATCGGTCCTGGCGTGGTGCTGGAGCTGCTGGGACGTGACGCCACCCTGACCGGACGCACCGATATCTGGATCGCGCTGGGCGACGCCATCGCCCAGCGTCCCTGGACCGGGTTCGGCTATGGCGCGTTCTGGGAGGTGGATGACGGTCCGGTGCACTGGGTGCGCCAGACCACGGCCTGGCCGGTGCCCACCGCCCACAATGCCTGGCTGGAGACGGCGCTGGCGCTGGGTATCCCCGGCACGCTGCTGGCGACCTGGGTGTATCTGGCGGGCTTGGGGCGCAGCGCCGGGCGGCTGCTGCGTGGCGTCGAGGCCTATTGGGCGCTGCCATTTCTGGCGGCCTGGGGGGTGATCAGCCTGTCAGAGAGCAATCTGTTGCAGCAGAACGGATTTGTCTGGCTGCTCTTGTCCATGACGCTCGCCAAGCTGGCGGCGGGCCGCGATCAGGGCTGA
- a CDS encoding polysaccharide export protein encodes MTDVSRRGALAGALALFTLSACASQGRAQDASGFEPARFEPWESGSSPYRVFPGDTVTVTIHTAQELSGDYLVGPDGRANLPLAGAVMVAGSTAPEAANLIAQRYVRTLRDPIVEVRPAAFGSQRILVGGEVASPGLFDLPSQRIGVLEATVLAGGLTIRARRSEIVVLRRAANGGLMMRTVNLSRAQRGEPADAVPLSRFDIVFAPRRGIAEVNDFIELYVRNILPIDSAFAFALTNSLFNE; translated from the coding sequence ATGACAGACGTATCGCGGCGCGGCGCCCTGGCCGGCGCGCTTGCCCTGTTCACGCTGTCGGCCTGCGCCAGCCAGGGCCGGGCTCAGGACGCCAGCGGGTTCGAGCCCGCGCGGTTCGAGCCCTGGGAATCGGGATCATCCCCCTACCGCGTCTTTCCCGGCGACACGGTGACGGTGACGATCCACACTGCGCAGGAGCTGTCGGGCGATTATCTGGTGGGTCCGGACGGACGGGCCAATCTGCCGCTGGCCGGCGCGGTCATGGTCGCCGGCTCCACAGCGCCTGAAGCGGCCAATCTGATCGCCCAGCGCTATGTGCGCACCTTGCGCGATCCCATTGTGGAAGTGCGCCCGGCCGCGTTCGGCTCCCAGCGCATCCTTGTGGGCGGGGAAGTGGCCAGTCCCGGCTTGTTCGATCTGCCCTCCCAGCGTATCGGCGTGCTGGAGGCGACGGTTCTGGCCGGCGGCCTCACCATCCGCGCCCGGCGCAGCGAGATCGTCGTGCTGCGCCGCGCCGCCAATGGCGGGCTGATGATGCGCACGGTCAATCTGTCGCGCGCCCAGCGTGGCGAGCCCGCGGACGCGGTCCCCCTCTCGCGCTTTGACATCGTGTTCGCGCCCCGTCGCGGCATCGCTGAAGTCAATGACTTCATCGAGCTCTACGTGCGCAACATCCTGCCCATCGACAGTGCGTTCGCCTTCGCGCTCACCAACTCGCTGTTCAACGAGTGA
- a CDS encoding glycosyltransferase family 2 protein, whose product MTQLAVLIPTFRRPDSLERALRSVFTQTRTPDEIIVSDNDPAGSARDRVAALQADAPCPLIYVHAPQPGVSNARNAGFAATSAPRIAQLDDDESAPPHWLSALEAAHAATDAGVTFGPVHALASNAGPVLCAWLTRLYSRAPGHAAGLIAKPYGCGNSLIDRDRCTLPAPVFDAAANEMGGEDDILFTALASKGVRFAWAPQAEVIEHVEASRATFGHAARRSFAYGQGPSQTALKSRRLDALAAWIAVGAAQAVTFTLALPVALIVGPAPAAACLDRLVQGAGKMVFFDFAAPRFYGAAARQP is encoded by the coding sequence ATGACGCAGCTTGCCGTCCTCATCCCGACATTTCGCCGCCCGGACAGTCTGGAGCGCGCCCTGCGCAGCGTCTTCACTCAGACGCGCACGCCTGACGAGATCATTGTGTCTGACAACGACCCGGCCGGATCGGCGCGGGACCGCGTCGCGGCCCTGCAGGCGGACGCGCCCTGCCCGCTCATTTATGTGCATGCGCCTCAGCCTGGCGTCTCCAACGCCCGCAATGCCGGGTTCGCCGCCACCAGCGCGCCGCGCATAGCCCAGCTCGATGATGATGAAAGCGCGCCGCCGCACTGGCTGAGCGCCCTTGAAGCGGCGCATGCCGCCACGGATGCCGGCGTGACCTTCGGCCCGGTACATGCTTTGGCCTCCAACGCCGGACCGGTGCTCTGCGCCTGGCTGACTCGGCTTTATTCGCGCGCACCGGGTCACGCCGCCGGGCTCATCGCAAAGCCCTATGGCTGCGGCAACAGCCTGATCGACCGGGACCGCTGCACCCTGCCCGCCCCGGTGTTCGACGCCGCCGCCAACGAGATGGGCGGCGAGGACGATATCCTGTTCACGGCGCTGGCCAGCAAGGGCGTGCGCTTTGCCTGGGCGCCGCAGGCCGAGGTGATCGAGCATGTTGAGGCGTCGCGCGCCACATTCGGCCACGCCGCCCGGCGCAGCTTCGCCTATGGTCAGGGTCCCAGCCAGACGGCCCTGAAATCAAGGCGCCTTGACGCTCTGGCGGCCTGGATCGCCGTGGGCGCAGCGCAGGCGGTGACCTTCACCCTCGCCCTGCCCGTGGCGCTGATCGTAGGACCCGCGCCGGCGGCCGCCTGCCTCGACCGGCTGGTGCAGGGCGCGGGCAAGATGGTGTTCTTCGACTTTGCCGCGCCGCGCTTTTACGGCGCAGCCGCCCGTCAGCCCTGA
- a CDS encoding lipopolysaccharide biosynthesis protein, translating into MLNRHLLAYLPVYAAQAVVGFGAVIVFTRLLSPEEYGRYMLLLAGAALIGTAVFTWLDAAVARHHARCDARGRLPGHTFTAWRIYGTLALIAAVIAGAAIAFIPIDGALRTACAFALAHTIIRSGVTLALETRRAARQAGRYSAMESFTLTAGFALGVAFAHAGLGAAGPFAGMALAGLVILLIDAPVLLSRAKRDRADGPRAMAYFAYGGPVAFSLIFEHLLSVGDRFLIAGFMGEASVGAYAAGYAVADRSLSIIFLWLGTTTGPLLVAALEHQGRAAAQAVARRTGALMGLLGFPAAVGLALVAEPVARWLIGAEIAGEAARIIPFIALSGLMNGIMTFYFHEAYVLGRKPRAMAVVMTGAAALNLGLNIILIPLLGLTGAALATVIAYGAALAVCIVHGRTVFALPIPVSDWVRSGGAALVMGAVILALPSLESAPAELALKIGAGAGVYGLLALALDAAGCRTLIAAPVLARLTGVRA; encoded by the coding sequence ATGCTGAACCGCCACCTCCTCGCCTACCTCCCGGTCTACGCCGCCCAGGCCGTCGTGGGCTTTGGCGCCGTGATCGTGTTCACGCGCCTGCTGAGCCCCGAGGAATATGGCCGCTACATGCTGCTGCTGGCGGGCGCGGCGCTGATCGGCACGGCCGTGTTCACGTGGCTCGATGCCGCCGTGGCGCGCCACCACGCCCGCTGCGATGCGCGCGGGCGGCTTCCGGGCCACACCTTCACGGCCTGGCGCATCTACGGAACCCTGGCCCTGATCGCGGCTGTCATCGCTGGCGCGGCGATCGCTTTCATCCCCATTGACGGCGCCTTGCGCACCGCCTGCGCCTTTGCGCTGGCCCATACCATCATCCGCTCCGGCGTCACGCTGGCGCTGGAAACCCGCCGCGCCGCGCGTCAGGCGGGCCGCTATAGCGCCATGGAAAGCTTTACGCTCACCGCCGGATTCGCGCTGGGCGTGGCGTTCGCCCATGCAGGGCTCGGCGCTGCAGGTCCATTCGCGGGCATGGCGCTGGCGGGGCTCGTCATTTTGCTGATCGATGCGCCGGTCCTGCTGTCGCGCGCCAAACGTGACCGCGCCGACGGCCCGCGCGCGATGGCCTATTTCGCCTATGGCGGGCCGGTGGCGTTCTCGCTGATTTTCGAGCATTTGCTGTCGGTGGGCGACCGCTTCCTGATCGCGGGCTTTATGGGCGAGGCGTCGGTGGGCGCCTACGCCGCCGGTTACGCCGTGGCGGACCGCTCCCTGTCGATCATCTTTCTGTGGCTCGGGACCACCACCGGACCCTTGCTGGTCGCCGCGCTGGAGCATCAGGGCCGCGCCGCCGCCCAGGCCGTGGCCCGGCGTACGGGCGCGCTCATGGGCCTTTTGGGCTTTCCCGCCGCTGTCGGGCTGGCGCTGGTGGCCGAGCCTGTCGCGCGCTGGCTGATCGGGGCGGAGATCGCGGGCGAGGCCGCGCGCATCATCCCCTTCATCGCCCTGTCCGGCCTGATGAATGGCATCATGACCTTCTATTTCCACGAGGCCTACGTGCTGGGCCGTAAACCCCGCGCCATGGCCGTGGTGATGACCGGCGCAGCGGCGCTCAATCTGGGGCTCAACATCATCCTGATCCCGCTTCTGGGGCTGACCGGCGCGGCGCTGGCCACGGTCATCGCCTATGGCGCGGCGCTGGCTGTGTGCATCGTGCATGGCCGCACCGTCTTCGCCCTGCCCATCCCCGTCTCTGACTGGGTGCGCTCGGGCGGCGCGGCGCTGGTGATGGGCGCGGTGATTCTCGCCCTGCCGTCTCTGGAGAGCGCACCAGCCGAGCTGGCGCTGAAGATCGGCGCCGGGGCTGGCGTCTATGGACTGCTCGCCCTGGCGCTCGACGCAGCGGGCTGCCGGACCCTCATCGCTGCGCCTGTCCTGGCGCGCCTGACCGGGGTGCGCGCATGA
- a CDS encoding glycosyltransferase family 2 protein, which translates to MRETVNEAARRTTTPILSVLVPTYRDDPRPLLAALAGDASDEVEVIIYEDGAPDADLSEALRAAVLYTPIPARLITAQINLGRSAARNRLGGMARGDWLLFLDADMRPASRFLPRWIDILTQTGADAVFGGYEPCAPASPAEAVHAALAHASDVRSAVERNEIGAVAVCSSNLAVRRRFFAQVPFDETYSGWGWEDVDWALRAAEAGRVAHADNPAGHGGLEPVERLLAKFGAAGPNFARLLARHPDYASRPGARLALTLKRWRLAAPARAVGAMIARFGILPVRARALGLKLFRAAAAAGDLP; encoded by the coding sequence ATGAGGGAAACCGTCAATGAGGCCGCACGGCGCACGACAACCCCGATCCTGTCCGTGCTGGTCCCAACCTATCGTGACGATCCGCGCCCGCTGCTGGCGGCGCTGGCCGGCGACGCCTCTGATGAAGTGGAAGTGATCATCTATGAAGACGGCGCGCCCGATGCGGACCTGTCCGAAGCCCTGCGCGCCGCCGTGCTCTATACGCCGATCCCGGCGCGCCTGATCACGGCGCAGATCAATCTGGGACGCTCTGCCGCGCGCAATCGCCTGGGCGGCATGGCGCGCGGAGACTGGCTGCTGTTTCTCGACGCCGACATGCGCCCGGCTTCGCGCTTCCTGCCGCGCTGGATCGACATTCTCACCCAGACCGGCGCAGACGCCGTGTTCGGCGGCTATGAGCCATGTGCGCCCGCCAGCCCCGCCGAAGCCGTGCATGCGGCGCTGGCCCATGCCTCGGACGTGCGCAGCGCGGTGGAGCGCAATGAAATCGGCGCCGTGGCGGTGTGCTCGTCGAACCTCGCCGTGCGCCGCAGGTTTTTCGCGCAAGTCCCTTTCGACGAAACCTATTCAGGCTGGGGCTGGGAGGATGTGGACTGGGCGCTGCGCGCCGCTGAAGCCGGGCGCGTCGCCCATGCCGACAACCCGGCCGGGCATGGCGGACTGGAGCCGGTAGAGCGCCTGCTAGCCAAATTCGGCGCTGCGGGACCGAACTTTGCGCGCCTGCTGGCGAGGCATCCGGACTACGCGAGCCGCCCCGGTGCGCGTCTGGCTCTGACGCTCAAGCGCTGGCGTCTGGCCGCGCCTGCGCGTGCCGTTGGCGCGATGATTGCACGGTTTGGAATCCTGCCCGTGCGGGCGCGCGCGCTCGGGCTCAAACTGTTTCGCGCCGCAGCCGCCGCCGGGGATCTGCCATGA